A region from the Ptychodera flava strain L36383 chromosome 10, AS_Pfla_20210202, whole genome shotgun sequence genome encodes:
- the LOC139143002 gene encoding adenosine 5'-monophosphoramidase HINT1-like, with protein MALVSGLVALTRRRLFVQMAAALTIAPKIITAHQRKHRKQQRLGIDLQTGNKPIFSKIVDKSIPADIIHEDDLCVAFRSNNPRAPVHFLVVPTESIPALEFTDDDDAELLGHMMNVARKTAVKEGLDNGYRVVINDGPDGAQSIYHLHIHVMGGRQMGWPPG; from the exons ATGGCGTTAGTGTCTGGACTCGTGGCACTGACCAGGCGACGACTTTTCGTCCAAATGGCAGCAGCGCTCACGATAGCGCCAAAAATTATAACAGCGCATCAG AGAAAGCACAGGAAGCAGCAAAGGCTAGGAATAGATTTGCAGACCGGGAACAAAcctatattcagtaaaattgtgGATAAAAGTATCCCAGCTGATATCATCCATGAAGATGATCTG TGTGTTGCATTCCGTAGTAACAATCCCAGAGCACCAGTGCACTTCCTTGTGGTGCCCACGGAATCAATTCCAGCCTTGGAGTTCACAGATGACGATGATGCAGAG TTGCTTGGTCATATGATGAACGTTGCCAGAAAGACTGCTGTGAAAGAGGGACTAGACAATGGATACCGTGTTG TGATTAACGATGGCCCAGACGGAGCCCAGTCCATCTATCACCTACACATCCATGTGATGGGAGGCAGACAGATGGGATGGCCACCAGGATAA
- the LOC139143001 gene encoding cAMP and cAMP-inhibited cGMP 3',5'-cyclic phosphodiesterase 10A-like, which yields MERLGVLVLFLYLTGISHLTPETVKAYLYSNSWIVGEYLHEVGGRDSGTDTDAEHDGRRSRNRSTSIHLSDRVEKSLSELSKDLEDQDRQAEVFYQLAQALKLASNADDVSLYIVDSRLDLYLCKADPEDIGLILSRPLKSGLTVAAYVGRTRKPLLAQDILGDERFPEGTGIVDSKAQSIVCVPILQANGTVNGVIELSRNYGSQPFTKETLDMVQTFLKWTGVAIEKVQVCKGLMKQRELNDFLLEVSRVIFDDIIAMDTLIEHIMTFAKNLVNADRCALFQIDDERKELYAEMFDEGNDQDGQPVFSKKKKIRFSVQKGLAGHVARTGEVLNIPNAYADPRFNREVDKRTGYTTQSLLCMPIVSRGVVIGVVQMVNKRDGPAFTFADECNFRMFAVYCAIALHYSKLYGAIKHSESLLKVALEKLSYHSISTDVEVAWLRNTARVKEPAGFHKFEFDYMTLSSNTLCQLFIMMIHQLFGEDSFEMSRLIKFTLTVRKNYRKVPYHNWWHAFNVIHSMFLILEADPNLFTELERQALIISCICHDVDHHGYTNQFMQKYETPLASLYSTSIMEQHHFNQTVTILQQDGHNIFDHLTSNAYKQVLGYIRHFILATDLALFLPNQRDVAKLCLDETLDLENTDHRGKVQSLLMTACDLCAVAKAWPVQMKTVECIYEEFYAQGDEEKKRGEQPIPMMDRDNEANRPQEQVNFISIFCIPLYTTLCDILPYTEPLLQNTKDNLQQWQRIVDGESTAMWQVDVSRVNKDKKQKKEKKK from the exons ATGGAACGCCTCGGAGTGCTA GTTTTGTTCTTGTACTTGACAGGCATCAGCCATCTGACACCAGAGACTGTGAAAGCATATCTGTACAGCAACAGCTGGATTGTCGGAGAATACCTTCATGAGGTCGGAGGTCGTGACAGTGGAACTGACACAGATGCAG AACATGATGGCAGAAGATCAAGAAACAGAAGTACCTCAATTCAT ttgtcAGACAGAGTTGAGAAGTCGTTGTCCGAGTTATCCAAGGACTTGGAAGATCAGGACAGACAGGCAGAAGTGTTCTATCAGTTAGCTCAGGCACTCAAACTTG CTTCAAATGCTGATGATGTCTCCTTATACATTGTGGATAGCAGGCTG GACCTGTACCTTTGCAAAGCAGACCCAGAGGA CATTGGTCTGATTCTGAGCAGACCATTGAAAAGTGGTCTCACAGTGGCTGCGTACGTTGGCCGTACAAGGAAACCATTACTGGCCCAGGACATCCTTGGT GATGAGAGATTTCCGGAAGGTACTGGAATAGTGGACAGTAAAGCCCAGTCTATAGTCTGTGTACCTATCTTACAAGCCAACGGCACTGTCAATG GAGTGATTGAATTAAGCCGTAACTATGGAAGTCAGCCTTTCACCAAGGAGACACTTGAT ATGGTGCAAACGTTCCTCAAGTGGACTGGTGTTGCTATCGAGAAAGTCCAG GTTTGTAAAGGCTTAATGAAACAGAGAGAACTCAATGACTTCCTGTTGGAGGTATCAAG AGTTATCTTTGATGACATTATTGCAATGGACACCCTGATAGAGCACATCATG acttttgccaaaaatctgGTGAATGCCGACAGGTGTGCCCTGTTCCAGATAGACGATGAACGCAAGGAACTCTACGCTGAAATGTTTGATGAAGGCAACGACCAAGATGGTCAACCCGTCTTCagcaagaaaaagaaaatcag GTTTTCAGTACAGAAGGGACTTGCTGGCCACGTAGCCAGGACAGGGGAGGTACTGAACATTCCAAACGCTTATGCTGATCCAAGGTTTAACAG AGAGGTGGACAAGAGAACTGGCTACACAACCCAGAGTCTTCTCTGTATGCCAATTGTCAGCAGAGGAGTCGTCATCGGTGTGGTGCAGATGGTCAACAAACGAGATGGACCAGCTTTCACATTTGCAG ATGAGTGCAATTTCCGCATGTTTGCTGTTTACTGTGCCATTGCTTTGCACTACTCTAAG CTTTACGGGGCAATCAAACATTCTGAAAGTTTGTTGAAAGTTGCACTAGAAAAGTTGTCATATCACAGCATCTCCACTGATGTGGAAGTGGCATGGTTGCGAAACACCGCCAGGGTCAAGGAACCAGCTGGTTTTCACAA ATTTGAGTTTGATTACATGACTCTGAGCAGCAACACTCTGTGTCAGTTGTTTATCATGATGATCCATCAGCTGTTTGGTGAAGACAG CTTTGAGATGTCTCGCCTGATCAAGTTTACCCTGACTGTGAGAAAGAACTATCGTAAAGTGCCTTATCACAATTGGTGGCACGCCTTCAACGTGATACACTCCATGTTCCTAATCCTGGAAGCTGACCCTAATTTGTTCACAGAACTGGAG AGGCAAGCTTTGATAATATCCTGCATCTGTCATGACGTCGATCACCATGGTTACACCAACCAGTTCATGCAGAAGTATGAGACACCGCTGGCATCTCTCTACTCCACCTCCATCATGGAGCAACATCACTTCAACCAGACGGTGACAATACTCCAACAAGACGGCCACAATATCTTTGACCATCTGACATCAAATGCCTACAAACAG GTTCTTGGTTACATTCGTCATTTCATTCTGGCCACTGACTTGGCGTTGTTCCTTCCAAACCAGAGAGATGTCGCCAAACTGTGTCTTGACGAAACTCTGGATTTGGAAAACACTGATCACAG GGGTAAAGTACAGTCCTTGTTGATGACAGCTTGTGATCTGTGCGCTGTAGCCAAGGCATGGCCAGTCCAAATGAAAACCGTGGAATGCATTTACGAAGAATTCTATGCACAG GGTGATGAAGAAAAGAAACGAGGTGAGCAGCCAATTCCAATGATGGACAGAGATAATGAAGCAAACCGGCCACAGGAACAG GTTAACTTCATAAGTATTTTCTGTATCCCACTGTATACAACCTTGTGTGACATCCTTCCCTACACTGAGCCACTGCTGCAGAATACCAA GGATAACTTGCAACAGTGGCAGCGCATTGTTGACGGCGAAAGTACAGCTATGTGGCAGGTGGATGTGTCAAGAgtcaacaaagacaaaaaacaaaagaaagagaaaaagaagtAG